One Littorina saxatilis isolate snail1 linkage group LG12, US_GU_Lsax_2.0, whole genome shotgun sequence genomic region harbors:
- the LOC138983286 gene encoding serine/threonine-protein kinase 17B-like — protein sequence MNGLDLGAKYVPSTTIVQEPLTSRYTIQGDIGRGKFAVVRKCKDLMTGETVAAKVIRKRRKGKSCREEILREVVMLEYAMAHPRLVKLREVFETPSELILVTEFCAGGELFHECVIEESFEEKDVVHLLVQILEGLCFLHENNIVHLDLKPQNILLTEPFPRGNIKICDLGFACLTNTGEDIRDIIGTPDYVAPEVLDYEPLSIQTDMWSLGVLAYVMLTACSPFAGDTQQETFCNISQVKYDFPDDLFSHISQQARDFITQLLIKDPRQRMTARQCMEHPWLKAAGAEMQVSLPVNDHTAALAQDMVPPSNWNPDRRNSVGKGPSSPLLNLRNSKAPDSPNLAARDHNWEKSDVQEEGEPKEGEKEGKITSPKSVSLSSHSDDLLTKTIEEIGIDTNKFPLGDKHGKDISASDKRQSVEIPVKKAKCSSDSAELEQRVEMEESACVPVSNGGGLSSDMQDCSLTANSVFANSAVDTPDSVHPNKPSESDFITQQRV from the exons AGGGAAGTTCGCCGTGGTGCGAAAATGCAAGGACCTAATGACAGGGGAGACGGTGGCGGCCAAAGTCATCCGCAAGCGGAGGAAAGGCAAGAGCTGCCGGGAGGAGATCCTGCGCGAGGTTGTAATGCTGGAGTACGCCATGGCTCACCCTAGACTCGTCAAACTCCGCGAGGTCTTCGAGACGCCCTCTGAGCTCATTCTCGTCACAGAGTT TTGTGCTGGTGGAGAGCTGTTCCATGAGTGTGTTATAGAGGAGTCGTTTGAGGAAAAGGACGTAGTTCATCTGCTGGTTCAGATCTTGGAAGGTCTCTGCTTCCTGCATGAAAACAACATTGTCCACTTAGACCTCAAG CCACAGAATATCCTGTTAACTGAGCCATTCCCCAGAGGAAACATCAAGATTTGTGACCTGGGGTTTGCTTGTCTCACCAACACAGGAGAAGACATCCGTGATATTATTGGCACACCGGATTATGTTg CTCCTGAAGTGCTGGACTATGAACCACTCAGCATTCAGACAGACATGTG GAGCCTGGGTGTTCTGGCCTACGTGATGCTGACAGCCTGCTCACCTTTTGCTGGCGACACGCAGCAAGAAACCTTCTGCAACATCTCCCAAGTCAAGTACGACTTTCCCGATGATCTCTTTTCACATATCAGTCAGCAAGCACGAGACTTTATCACACAACTGCTGATCAAAGATCCCAG ACAACGCATGACAGCGCGGCAGTGCATGGAGCACCCCTGGCTGAAAGCGGCAGGCGCTGAGATGCAGGTGTCGCTGCCAGTGAACGACCACACAGCCGCCCTGGCCCAGGACATGGTGCCCCCGTCCAACTGGAATCCCGACCGTCGAAACAGCGTGGGGAAAGGCCCCTCATCACCTCTTCTCAACCTCCGCAACAGCAAGGCTCCTGACTCTCCCAACTTGGCTGCCAGGGACCACAACTGGGAGAAGAGTGATGTGCAGGAAGAGGGGGAACCCAAGGAAGGGGAGAAAGAGGGGAAGATCACCTCCCCCAAATCGGTCTCCTTGTCCTCTCACAGTGATGATCTGCTGACCAAGACTATCGAAGAGATCGGTATCGACACCAACAAGTTTCCGCTGGGTGACAAACACGGCAAAGACATCAGCGCCTCCGATAAGAGGCAGTCGGTGGAGATACCGGTCAAGAAAGCAAAGTGCAGCTCGGACTCTGCCGAGCTGGAGCAAAGGGTAGAAATGGAGGAGAGTGCTTGTGTGCCCGTTTCCAACGGAGGCGGCTTGAGCTCGGACATGCAGGACTGCAGCTTGACAGCCAACAGTGTGTTCGCCAACAGTGCAGTGGATACACCCGACAGTGTTCACCCCAACAAGCCCAGTGAAAGTGATTTTATAACCCAGCAAAGGGTCTAG